Proteins from one Staphylococcus sp. IVB6214 genomic window:
- the infC gene encoding translation initiation factor IF-3, with the protein MSTIAKDQTQVNEKIRARELRVIGQNGDQLGIKSKQEALEMAERLNLDVVVVAPNAKPPVARIMDYGKYKFEQQKKEKEMKKKQKVINVKEIRLSPTIEEHDFNTKLKNGRKFLTKGDKVKVSIRFRGRAITHKEIGQRVLENFADECKDIATVEQKPKMEGRQMFLMLAPINEK; encoded by the coding sequence GTGTCAACCATAGCTAAGGATCAAACGCAAGTAAATGAAAAGATTCGCGCTAGAGAGTTACGTGTTATCGGACAAAACGGTGACCAACTCGGTATCAAATCAAAGCAAGAAGCATTGGAAATGGCAGAACGTCTTAACTTAGACGTCGTTGTTGTTGCCCCTAATGCAAAACCACCTGTTGCTCGTATTATGGATTACGGTAAATACAAGTTCGAGCAACAGAAAAAAGAAAAAGAAATGAAGAAGAAACAAAAAGTCATCAATGTGAAGGAGATCCGCTTAAGTCCAACGATTGAAGAACATGACTTCAATACAAAACTTAAGAATGGACGTAAATTCTTAACAAAAGGTGATAAAGTTAAAGTTTCAATTCGTTTCAGAGGGCGTGCCATTACACATAAAGAAATTGGCCAACGCGTTTTAGAAAATTTTGCTGACGAGTGCAAAGATATTGCAACTGTTGAGCAAAAACCTAAAATGGAAGGTCGCCAAATGTTCCTTATGTTGGCGCCAATTAACGAAAAATAA
- a CDS encoding amino acid permease, which translates to MSNEKLQTENGVQRHLKDRHISMIAIGGAIGTGLFMTSGGAVHDAGPLGALLGYSIIGLMVFFLMTSLGEMATYLPVTGSFSTYATRFVDPSLGFALGWNYWFNWVITVAADVTIAAHVIEYWEPLQFLPAWAWSLVFMAIIFGLNLLSVQVYGESEYWFAFIKVATVIVFIIVGVLTIFGIMGGSAVGFDTFTQGDGPILGDGFGGSLLVVFGVFLIAGFSFQGTEIVGITAGESENPERAVPKAIKQVFWRILLFYVFAIFIIGMLIPYNHPALMGGGDDIATSPFTLVFKNAGLAFAASFMNAVILTSVLSAGNSGMYASTRMLYSMSRDGLAAKTFSRTNRDGTPWVAMLSTASVVILIFIIEQVSGNAYEYIVAASGLTGFIAWLGIAISHYRFRKAFDAQNYDVSKLKYKAKWFPFGPLLALVLCVIVIIGQDVDFIQGGGFDPKRFFITYMGIPVFLFFFLYHKLRYKTKLIPLEKVNLSQDISMDEKNFHKYVD; encoded by the coding sequence ATGAGTAACGAAAAATTACAAACAGAGAATGGTGTACAACGTCATTTGAAAGACCGTCATATTTCGATGATTGCCATCGGTGGAGCCATTGGAACTGGGCTCTTTATGACATCTGGAGGGGCAGTACATGATGCCGGGCCACTTGGTGCATTGCTTGGCTATTCAATTATCGGGTTAATGGTGTTTTTCTTAATGACTTCGTTAGGGGAGATGGCGACGTATTTGCCTGTAACAGGTTCTTTTAGTACATATGCAACACGCTTTGTGGATCCATCGCTCGGATTTGCTTTAGGGTGGAACTATTGGTTCAACTGGGTCATTACCGTAGCAGCTGATGTGACAATTGCCGCACATGTTATCGAGTATTGGGAACCATTACAGTTTTTACCAGCATGGGCGTGGAGTTTGGTTTTTATGGCGATTATTTTTGGGTTGAACTTACTGTCAGTCCAAGTATATGGTGAGAGTGAATATTGGTTCGCATTTATCAAAGTAGCAACGGTAATTGTTTTTATTATCGTAGGTGTATTGACAATCTTTGGTATTATGGGTGGTTCAGCAGTTGGCTTTGATACATTTACACAAGGTGATGGACCGATTTTAGGTGACGGTTTTGGTGGTAGCTTACTTGTGGTATTCGGTGTATTCTTAATCGCAGGTTTCTCATTCCAAGGAACTGAAATTGTAGGGATTACAGCAGGGGAATCTGAAAACCCTGAACGTGCTGTACCAAAAGCAATCAAACAAGTATTCTGGCGTATTCTTTTATTCTATGTATTTGCAATCTTTATTATCGGTATGTTGATTCCATACAATCATCCAGCATTAATGGGTGGTGGAGATGACATCGCAACATCACCATTCACACTTGTCTTTAAAAATGCAGGACTTGCATTCGCTGCATCATTTATGAATGCAGTTATCTTAACATCAGTACTATCGGCAGGTAACTCTGGTATGTATGCTAGTACGCGTATGCTTTATTCAATGAGTCGCGACGGCTTAGCAGCAAAAACATTTAGCCGAACTAATAGAGACGGTACACCATGGGTAGCCATGCTTTCAACGGCGTCAGTTGTAATTCTTATCTTTATTATCGAACAAGTAAGTGGTAACGCTTATGAATACATCGTTGCGGCAAGTGGTTTGACAGGCTTTATCGCTTGGTTAGGTATTGCGATTAGTCATTATCGCTTCCGTAAAGCATTTGACGCACAAAACTATGACGTATCCAAACTGAAATACAAAGCAAAATGGTTCCCATTCGGTCCATTACTTGCACTGGTACTTTGTGTGATCGTGATCATCGGGCAAGACGTTGACTTCATTCAAGGTGGTGGATTCGATCCAAAACGATTCTTTATCACGTACATGGGTATTCCAGTATTCTTATTCTTCTTCCTCTATCATAAGTTAAGATACAAAACAAAATTAATTCCATTGGAAAAAGTAAACTTGAGTCAAGACATTTCAATGGACGAAAAAAACTTTCATAAATATGTTGACTAA
- the thrS gene encoding threonine--tRNA ligase, with the protein MAQINVRFPDGNSKAFDKGITTEDIAQSISPGLRKKAVAGKYNGEMVDLTRPLEVDGEIEIVTPGSDEALEVLRHSTAHLMAQALKRLYGDVKFGVGPVVDGGFYYDFDMPEKVSSDDFEKIEKTMAQIVNENHKIERQVVSRDEAKAFFKDDPYKLELIDAIPEDELVTLYTQGEFTDLCRGVHVPSTAKIKEFKLLSTAGAYWRGDSNNKMLQRIYGTAFFDKKELKAHLKMLEERKERDHRRIGKDMELFTNNQLVGAGLPLWLPNGATIRREIERYIVDKEVALGYDHVYTPVLANVELYKTSGHWDHYQDDMFPAMQLDVDEAMVLRPMNCPHHMMVYANKPHSYRELPIRIAELGTMHRYEASGAVSGLQRVRGMTLNDAHIFVRPDQIKEEFKRVVEMILNVYDDFGFKDYKFRLSYRDPEDKEKYFDDDDMWNKAETMLKEAVDEFGLEYEEAIGEAAFYGPKLDVQVKTAMGKEETLSTAQLDFLLPKKFELTYIGQDGEHHQPVVIHRGVVSTMERFVAFLTEETKGAFPTWLAPQQVEIIPVNVDLHYDYARQIHDTLKSQGVRVNIDERNEKMGYKIREAQMKKIPYQIVVGDKEVENHEVNVRQYGSKDQETMDAEDFVWQLVDEIRLKKQR; encoded by the coding sequence ATGGCACAAATTAACGTACGTTTTCCAGATGGCAATAGCAAGGCGTTCGACAAAGGGATTACAACTGAGGACATTGCACAATCGATCAGTCCAGGATTGCGCAAAAAGGCAGTTGCAGGTAAATATAATGGGGAAATGGTTGATTTAACACGTCCACTTGAAGTTGACGGTGAGATTGAAATCGTTACACCAGGTAGCGACGAAGCATTAGAAGTGTTGAGACATTCAACAGCTCATCTTATGGCGCAAGCTTTGAAACGTTTATATGGTGATGTGAAGTTTGGTGTTGGTCCAGTCGTTGATGGTGGTTTCTACTACGACTTCGATATGCCTGAAAAAGTATCAAGTGATGACTTCGAAAAAATCGAAAAAACGATGGCACAAATTGTGAATGAAAATCATAAAATTGAACGTCAAGTCGTATCAAGAGATGAAGCGAAAGCATTTTTCAAAGATGATCCATACAAACTTGAATTGATTGATGCAATTCCTGAAGATGAACTTGTAACACTTTACACACAAGGTGAATTCACGGATCTTTGTCGTGGTGTACACGTGCCATCAACAGCAAAAATTAAAGAATTTAAACTCTTATCAACAGCCGGTGCATATTGGCGTGGTGACAGTAATAACAAGATGTTACAACGTATTTATGGTACAGCCTTCTTCGATAAAAAAGAGTTAAAAGCACACTTGAAGATGTTAGAAGAACGCAAAGAACGTGATCACCGTCGTATCGGTAAAGATATGGAGCTCTTTACAAACAATCAACTAGTCGGTGCGGGTCTGCCGTTATGGTTACCGAATGGTGCAACAATCCGTCGTGAAATCGAACGTTATATTGTCGATAAAGAAGTCGCACTTGGGTACGATCATGTGTATACACCAGTACTAGCTAACGTTGAATTGTATAAAACTTCTGGGCATTGGGATCACTACCAAGATGACATGTTCCCAGCAATGCAATTAGACGTTGACGAGGCAATGGTTTTACGTCCAATGAACTGTCCGCATCATATGATGGTATATGCAAATAAACCACACTCATATCGTGAGTTACCAATACGTATTGCGGAGTTAGGAACAATGCACCGTTATGAAGCGAGTGGTGCTGTATCTGGTTTACAACGTGTACGTGGTATGACATTGAACGATGCGCATATTTTTGTGCGTCCTGACCAAATCAAAGAAGAGTTTAAGCGTGTGGTTGAAATGATCTTGAATGTCTACGATGACTTTGGTTTCAAAGATTACAAATTCCGCTTGAGCTATCGTGATCCGGAAGATAAAGAAAAATATTTCGATGATGACGACATGTGGAATAAAGCTGAGACAATGTTAAAAGAAGCGGTTGATGAGTTTGGTTTAGAGTATGAAGAAGCAATTGGTGAAGCGGCATTCTACGGACCAAAACTAGACGTTCAAGTAAAAACAGCAATGGGTAAAGAAGAAACATTATCAACAGCACAACTTGACTTCTTATTACCGAAAAAATTCGAATTAACATATATCGGTCAAGATGGTGAACACCACCAACCTGTTGTCATCCACCGTGGTGTCGTATCAACAATGGAACGTTTTGTTGCCTTCTTAACGGAAGAAACAAAAGGGGCATTCCCAACATGGTTAGCGCCACAACAAGTTGAGATTATACCGGTTAATGTTGATCTTCATTATGATTATGCACGTCAAATTCACGACACATTGAAATCACAAGGTGTCCGTGTGAATATTGATGAGCGTAATGAAAAAATGGGTTACAAAATCCGTGAAGCACAAATGAAGAAGATTCCATACCAAATCGTTGTAGGGGATAAAGAAGTAGAAAATCATGAAGTGAATGTTCGTCAATACGGTTCAAAAGATCAAGAAACAATGGATGCAGAGGATTTCGTATGGCAATTGGTGGATGAAATCCGTCTAAAAAAACAAAGATAG
- the dnaI gene encoding primosomal protein DnaI: MKSFNQIMGSNHAIQKRIEKIKRQVINDPDVKAFLEAHQSEITNDMIENDLNILQEYKDQQKHYTDNHTFENCPNFVKGHIPELYVEHQRIKIRYKPCPCKIRHDEERMAQSMITSFHMHPETLNAKLEDVYMDRRNRLDLAMQFKTLIDDIVNQKPVKGFYLYGALGTGKSFILGAIANELKEKHVHTTIIYVPEFLRILKNGFNDGTTTKRIEQIRSAKVLILDDIGAEDMTPWTRDEVLGPVLHYRMIQELPTFFSSNLNFEELEAHIARTKNGVEWTKAQRIMERIKTLAKPYKLEGENYRNR; this comes from the coding sequence ATGAAATCATTTAACCAAATTATGGGATCGAATCATGCGATTCAAAAGCGTATTGAGAAGATTAAACGACAAGTGATTAATGATCCTGATGTGAAGGCGTTCCTCGAAGCGCATCAGTCGGAAATAACAAATGATATGATTGAAAATGATTTGAACATTCTTCAAGAATACAAAGACCAGCAGAAACATTATACGGATAACCATACTTTTGAGAACTGTCCTAACTTCGTAAAAGGCCACATTCCTGAATTGTACGTGGAACATCAGCGCATTAAAATCCGCTATAAACCATGTCCGTGTAAGATTCGACATGACGAAGAACGCATGGCACAAAGTATGATCACGTCATTCCACATGCACCCAGAAACATTGAATGCCAAATTGGAAGATGTTTATATGGATCGTCGTAACCGCTTAGATTTGGCAATGCAGTTTAAAACTTTGATTGATGATATTGTGAACCAGAAGCCTGTGAAAGGATTCTATTTATACGGTGCATTAGGTACGGGTAAATCGTTTATACTTGGTGCGATTGCTAATGAACTCAAAGAGAAGCATGTACATACGACGATTATTTATGTACCTGAATTTTTACGCATTCTAAAAAATGGCTTTAACGATGGCACAACTACAAAAAGAATTGAACAAATTCGTTCTGCAAAAGTACTCATACTAGATGATATTGGTGCAGAAGACATGACGCCGTGGACGCGTGATGAAGTATTAGGGCCTGTGTTACATTATCGTATGATTCAAGAGCTGCCTACATTTTTTAGTTCTAATTTGAATTTTGAAGAGTTGGAGGCCCACATTGCTCGTACAAAAAATGGTGTAGAATGGACGAAAGCACAGAGAATTATGGAGCGAATCAAGACGTTGGCAAAACCGTACAAATTAGAAGGCGAAAATTATAGAAACCGTTGA
- a CDS encoding DnaD domain protein produces MSLSMYANTLRPHDGFQVMQRFHLQPLHDEILSRLFTPLIGAQSVGLYHFLSQFSTSSTEEGLTHYTLMSELKVNLMTFRDYADLLEGIGLMRTYVRHSDETTQFIYELLPPPSPNEFFNDPMLSIYFYQVVGNQRYHQLKSHFILQPVDTEGYVDVTKKFTDVFKVPKQSFYQPEKHLTETEYKGVDLTDVSFDFDLLADMLQTHYISKEILTEPTKTLIVQLATLYRIAPDQMKTLILKSLNSDQTLSIIDLRKQAQTHFLNGNQQTLPELKRMNPTSSAVNQEVEKQEEVTVDSWEDWYDLMDNTSPVVMLTSYGGSEPPLYQKRMIEELMEREGFNFGVINILLQFVMQKLDNNLPEKYVYSVASTWKKSGVVDAKTAHQKALEIQRNEEKAQEKRKQPQRQNYSKGVVYEEKPRWMTHPEEFKSKDEDMDALERDRKAFLKELQQSRKAGDE; encoded by the coding sequence ATGTCGTTATCGATGTATGCAAACACACTTAGACCCCATGATGGATTTCAAGTGATGCAACGGTTTCACTTGCAGCCATTGCACGATGAAATATTAAGTCGCCTATTTACACCGCTAATTGGTGCGCAATCTGTTGGTCTTTATCACTTTTTGAGTCAGTTCAGTACATCATCTACTGAAGAAGGATTAACACACTATACGTTGATGTCTGAGTTGAAGGTTAATTTGATGACTTTTAGAGACTATGCTGATTTATTAGAAGGTATTGGTCTCATGCGCACTTATGTCCGTCATTCAGATGAGACGACACAATTTATTTATGAGTTATTGCCACCGCCAAGTCCTAATGAATTTTTCAATGATCCAATGCTGTCGATATATTTTTACCAAGTCGTAGGAAACCAACGTTATCACCAATTGAAATCGCACTTTATATTACAGCCTGTTGATACAGAAGGGTACGTAGATGTGACGAAGAAGTTTACAGATGTATTCAAAGTGCCGAAGCAGTCATTTTATCAACCGGAGAAGCATCTCACTGAAACAGAATACAAGGGTGTAGATCTAACAGATGTGTCATTTGACTTCGACTTGTTAGCAGATATGTTGCAGACGCATTACATTAGTAAAGAAATACTAACTGAACCAACCAAGACATTGATTGTTCAACTTGCCACATTGTATCGTATTGCACCCGATCAAATGAAAACACTGATTTTAAAATCATTGAATAGTGACCAGACTTTATCAATCATTGATTTGCGCAAACAGGCACAGACGCACTTCTTAAATGGTAACCAACAAACACTTCCAGAGCTGAAACGTATGAATCCGACATCTAGTGCAGTGAATCAAGAAGTAGAGAAGCAAGAAGAAGTGACAGTGGATAGTTGGGAAGACTGGTATGATTTGATGGATAACACAAGTCCTGTTGTAATGTTGACCTCATATGGTGGTTCTGAACCACCGCTATATCAGAAGCGCATGATTGAAGAGTTGATGGAACGTGAAGGATTTAATTTTGGTGTTATTAATATTTTGTTGCAGTTTGTTATGCAAAAACTCGATAATAACCTACCAGAGAAGTATGTTTATTCTGTTGCATCCACTTGGAAAAAAAGTGGTGTCGTGGATGCCAAAACGGCACATCAAAAAGCGTTGGAAATTCAGCGTAATGAAGAAAAGGCACAGGAAAAAAGAAAGCAGCCTCAACGTCAGAACTATTCTAAAGGGGTTGTTTATGAAGAGAAACCACGCTGGATGACGCATCCGGAAGAATTCAAATCGAAAGATGAAGATATGGACGCGTTAGAGCGTGATCGCAAAGCTTTCCTGAAAGAATTACAACAAAGTAGAAAGGCGGGTGATGAATGA
- the nrdR gene encoding transcriptional regulator NrdR, with protein MKCPKCNHTQSRVVDSRHAEDTNAIRRRRECDQCGTRFTTFEHIEMSPLIVVKKDATREQFNREKIINGLVRSCEKRPVRFQQLEEITNQVEWQLRESGIAEVSSRDVGEYVMDLLMQVDQVSYVRFASVYREFKDVDQLLESMQGILKDNNKRSES; from the coding sequence GTGAAATGTCCTAAATGTAACCATACACAATCTCGCGTCGTAGACTCAAGACATGCTGAAGATACGAATGCGATTAGAAGAAGACGTGAATGTGACCAATGTGGTACACGTTTCACAACTTTTGAACATATAGAAATGAGTCCACTGATAGTCGTTAAAAAAGACGCGACGAGAGAACAATTTAATCGAGAGAAAATTATCAACGGTTTGGTACGTTCATGTGAGAAACGCCCAGTTCGTTTTCAACAGCTTGAAGAGATTACGAATCAAGTGGAATGGCAATTACGTGAATCGGGTATAGCTGAGGTTTCATCACGTGATGTTGGTGAATATGTGATGGACTTATTAATGCAAGTAGACCAAGTTTCATATGTACGATTTGCATCAGTATACCGTGAGTTCAAAGACGTCGATCAATTGCTTGAATCGATGCAAGGTATCTTAAAAGACAACAACAAGCGAAGTGAGTCATAA
- the gap gene encoding type I glyceraldehyde-3-phosphate dehydrogenase: MTTKIAINGLGRIGRMVLRIALNNEDIEVVALNASYPPETIAHLIKYDTTHGLFNKPVEATENGIKVDGKDIKLVSDRNPENLPWEELGIDVVVEATGKFNHGDKAIAHIKAGAKKVILTGPSKGGDVQTIVKGVNDKDLDVEKYDIFSNASCTTNCLAPVAKILNDEFGIVNGLMTTVHSVTNDQKNLDNPHKDLRRARAAFESIIPTSTGAAKALALVLPELEGKLHGMALRVPTKNVSLVDLVVDLEQSVTKEQVNEVFRQNDLDGIVETVDVPLVSDDFMTNPHSAIIDAPSTIVMGDNKVKVLAWYDNEWGYSNRVVEVLQLIAKGIA; the protein is encoded by the coding sequence ATGACGACAAAGATTGCGATTAATGGATTAGGTCGTATCGGCCGTATGGTATTACGTATTGCATTAAATAATGAGGATATTGAGGTAGTAGCTTTAAACGCAAGTTACCCACCTGAAACAATTGCGCATCTTATTAAGTATGATACAACACATGGCCTTTTCAATAAGCCAGTAGAAGCGACAGAGAATGGTATCAAAGTTGATGGGAAAGACATTAAACTTGTATCAGACCGTAATCCAGAAAATTTACCATGGGAAGAACTAGGTATTGATGTTGTAGTTGAAGCAACAGGTAAATTCAATCATGGTGATAAAGCAATTGCGCACATTAAAGCAGGCGCAAAGAAAGTTATCTTAACGGGTCCATCTAAAGGTGGAGACGTTCAAACAATCGTTAAAGGTGTGAACGATAAAGACTTAGATGTGGAGAAATATGACATCTTCAGTAACGCATCTTGTACAACGAACTGCTTAGCGCCAGTTGCTAAGATTTTAAATGATGAATTTGGTATTGTGAATGGCTTAATGACAACTGTTCACTCTGTAACAAATGACCAAAAAAACTTAGATAACCCGCATAAAGATTTACGTCGTGCACGTGCTGCATTTGAAAGTATTATTCCTACATCTACTGGTGCGGCAAAAGCACTCGCGCTCGTATTACCTGAACTAGAAGGTAAGTTACATGGTATGGCATTACGTGTACCTACGAAAAACGTGTCACTAGTTGACTTAGTTGTAGATTTAGAACAATCAGTGACGAAAGAACAAGTCAATGAAGTGTTCCGTCAAAATGACTTAGATGGTATTGTTGAAACAGTAGACGTACCACTCGTATCAGATGACTTTATGACAAACCCACATTCAGCAATTATTGATGCACCATCAACAATTGTGATGGGAGATAACAAAGTTAAAGTATTAGCTTGGTATGACAACGAATGGGGTTACTCAAACCGCGTTGTTGAAGTATTACAATTAATCGCAAAAGGTATTGCATAA
- the coaE gene encoding dephospho-CoA kinase (Dephospho-CoA kinase (CoaE) performs the final step in coenzyme A biosynthesis.) produces MPKVIGLTGGIATGKSTVAQLLSAHGFKIVDADIASRKAVEKGSKGLEQVREVFGEEAITESGEMNRQYVGEQVFYDSGLREKLNAIVHPIVRELMEAEKEQYLAEGHNVIMDIPLLYENKLEDTVDEVWLVYASEPIQVDRLMARNDLSIEDAKARVYSQISIDKKSRMADVVIDNLATTLELKQNVEKLLIEKGYIEPYTNIEE; encoded by the coding sequence ATGCCAAAAGTGATAGGATTAACAGGAGGAATTGCGACGGGAAAATCAACAGTCGCACAATTGTTATCAGCGCACGGTTTCAAAATTGTAGATGCGGACATCGCATCACGAAAAGCGGTCGAAAAAGGATCTAAAGGCTTGGAACAAGTGCGTGAAGTGTTTGGAGAAGAAGCGATTACTGAGTCTGGCGAGATGAATCGTCAGTATGTAGGTGAACAAGTCTTTTACGATAGTGGCTTACGTGAAAAATTAAATGCGATTGTTCATCCAATCGTGCGTGAATTGATGGAAGCGGAGAAAGAACAGTACTTAGCTGAAGGACACAATGTCATTATGGATATCCCATTATTATACGAAAATAAATTGGAAGATACCGTAGATGAAGTGTGGCTTGTGTATGCTTCAGAGCCGATTCAAGTGGATCGACTCATGGCACGAAATGATTTATCGATTGAAGATGCGAAAGCACGTGTATATAGCCAAATCTCTATCGATAAAAAAAGTAGAATGGCAGATGTCGTCATTGATAATCTTGCTACGACGTTAGAGTTAAAACAAAATGTTGAAAAGCTCTTAATTGAAAAAGGCTATATAGAACCTTATACAAATATAGAAGAATAA
- the mutM gene encoding bifunctional DNA-formamidopyrimidine glycosylase/DNA-(apurinic or apyrimidinic site) lyase produces the protein MPELPEVEHVKRGIAPHIMGQQIVDVTFSNKVVAGKNAGKETIIKGMHLEDFKTNTIGYTIQDVTRRSKYLLFTLGYGTNERILISHLGMAGGFFVAKDVEDIIIANYRKHWHVIFHLDNGLKLIYSDIRRFGEIRNVAQISDYPSITEIAPEPFSKEAEVHFLNQFSNKKFHKMPIKQMILEHRVIAGCGNIYACEALFDAKINPHTIANTLSMAQRQKVFQSVVKVLKMGIENGGTSISDYVHADGQRGTMQNNLKVYKQKTCSVCESEIVTAVIGGRNTHYCEQCQC, from the coding sequence ATGCCAGAATTACCAGAAGTTGAACATGTAAAACGTGGCATTGCACCACACATTATGGGTCAACAGATAGTTGATGTAACATTTTCAAATAAAGTAGTAGCAGGTAAAAATGCAGGCAAGGAAACCATTATTAAAGGTATGCATTTAGAAGATTTTAAAACCAATACGATAGGCTATACGATTCAAGATGTCACACGACGTAGTAAATATTTATTGTTTACACTCGGTTACGGCACGAATGAACGTATACTCATCTCACATTTAGGGATGGCAGGTGGTTTCTTCGTTGCCAAAGATGTAGAAGATATTATCATTGCGAACTACCGAAAACATTGGCATGTGATTTTTCATTTGGATAATGGCCTGAAGCTAATTTATTCAGATATTAGACGATTTGGCGAAATTCGTAATGTTGCACAAATTTCCGACTATCCATCCATTACGGAGATAGCACCTGAACCGTTCTCTAAGGAAGCAGAAGTGCACTTTCTTAACCAGTTTTCAAATAAAAAATTTCACAAAATGCCAATTAAACAAATGATATTGGAGCATCGTGTGATTGCGGGTTGCGGTAATATTTATGCCTGTGAGGCGCTGTTTGATGCGAAAATCAACCCACATACCATTGCCAATACATTATCGATGGCACAGCGACAAAAAGTTTTTCAAAGTGTTGTAAAGGTGTTGAAAATGGGTATAGAGAATGGTGGGACGAGTATTTCCGATTATGTCCATGCAGATGGTCAACGAGGAACGATGCAAAATAATTTGAAAGTATATAAGCAAAAGACGTGTTCTGTTTGTGAAAGTGAAATTGTCACGGCAGTTATTGGTGGCAGAAACACACACTACTGTGAGCAATGTCAATGTTAG